The sequence CTCCATGGGCAAGCGCAACACCACAGGGATTGTTATGCTTGATTATAACGGAAACAGGCTCTGAAAATTCCTTTGCAATTTCAATGGCAGAATTCAGATCGGCAATGTTATTAAATGAAAGCTCCTTGCCCTGAAGCTGAAGCGCATTAGAAACACAAGGTTCCTCAATATCAGCTTCTTTATAAAAAGCAGCTGTCTGGTGAGGGTTCTCACCATAACGCATATCCTGTACCTTACTGTACTGCAGCGAAAGCACGTCGGGATATTCATTTTTTTCCCCGCCCTTTAATGAAGTCAGGTAATTGGTAATGGCTCCGTCATAAGCGGAAGTGTGCTGAAAAACCTTTTTAGCAAGATAAAAATTTGTGTCGCCGGAAACCTTGCCGCCATTTTTCTTCATCTCCGAAATGACGCTTTCATAATCACCGGCATCGACAACAACTGAAACATCCTTATGGTTCTTCGCCGCAGATCTCAGCATGGTAGGCCCGCCGATATCGATATTTTCAATGGCCTCTTCAAAGGTGCACCCCTCTTTTGCAACGGTTTCCTCAAAGGGATAGAGATTGACGACGACCATATCGATGGGCTCGATGCCATGTTCATTCATTTTTTCAACATGGGCGCTATTTTCTCTCTGCCCAAGCAATCCCCCGTGGATTTTAGGGTGCAAGGTCTTTACCCTGCCGTCAAGCATTTCAGGGTAACCGGTATAGTCGGCAACCTCCTTAACAGAAAGGCCATTTTCAGCTAATAGTTTTGCCGTGCCACCCGTTGACAGGATCTCAACACCGAATTCTTCAAGTTTTTTTGCAAATTCCAGGATTCCACTCTTATCGGAGACACTGATAAGCGCTCTTTTAACCAAAGCCATCTTTTACTCCTTAACTAGTTTTCATCCGGAAAGGGTGCTTTTTCGCAATCTCTGCGTCAATCTTCAGATTTGCTTGTGCGACGTACAGCAGTACGACTCGGCGAAACCCTTGATTTCCTTGACCTTGCAAAAAATCCCTCCTTTCCGAATTGAAAACATAGTTTGATTTATTATAGTTTCTGGATGAACACTAACTATATAATGAGGCGCTATAATAGCCAAAAAGGGGCAAACTGTCAATAAAAGTAAGGAATAAAGAGGCTTTACCGGGCGCCATTATTCATGGCTGCCGATTTTTTTCATATTTATTGAATGGTTATGGAAGAGAGGTCAGTCCGACTTGAGGTGAGCAGCATCAAAAACCCGGTCTTTACCGAGTTCCTTGGCCATGTACATGGCATTATCGACAACCTGCATCAGTTGATCGGGAGAATTGACAGATTCCTTATCATAAAGGGCAACACCGACGCTGACGGTCACCCTTCCCCCTTCGACAAAAGGGTAAGAGTGCTCCCTGATCATTGAGTGAAGCCTCCTTGCCATATCCATAGCGCCGCATATACTCGTTTCAGGCAGGAGAACAGCAAATTCCTCACCGCCATAACGGGCGGCAATGTCACTTTCGCGAACAACCTCCCTGACAAAAAGGCCAACACTACGCAATACTTCA comes from Deltaproteobacteria bacterium and encodes:
- the purH gene encoding bifunctional phosphoribosylaminoimidazolecarboxamide formyltransferase/IMP cyclohydrolase, with the translated sequence MALVKRALISVSDKSGILEFAKKLEEFGVEILSTGGTAKLLAENGLSVKEVADYTGYPEMLDGRVKTLHPKIHGGLLGQRENSAHVEKMNEHGIEPIDMVVVNLYPFEETVAKEGCTFEEAIENIDIGGPTMLRSAAKNHKDVSVVVDAGDYESVISEMKKNGGKVSGDTNFYLAKKVFQHTSAYDGAITNYLTSLKGGEKNEYPDVLSLQYSKVQDMRYGENPHQTAAFYKEADIEEPCVSNALQLQGKELSFNNIADLNSAIEIAKEFSEPVSVIIKHNNPCGVALAHGDLVEAYRRARDCDPVSAFGGVLGFNRIVNVETAREIASTFVEAVIAPGYDDEALNVFKEKKNLRLLQIPLLSPFHQLGYDLKKVTGGLLVQTRDTAKINLEELKVVSKRKPTEEELKALDFSWKVCKHVKSNAIIYAHGDRTVGVGAGQMSRVDSSKIAVSKAQSPVKGTVMASDAFFPFRDGIDAAAEAGATAVIQPGGSIRDDEVIAAADEHNMAMVFTGIRHFKH